The Eubacteriaceae bacterium Marseille-Q4139 genome has a window encoding:
- the mraY gene encoding phospho-N-acetylmuramoyl-pentapeptide-transferase: MVNETILAIIIAFAISAALCPVVIPFLHRLKFGQQVRTDGPEAHLKKQGTPTMGGLIILTGIVITSLFYIRDYPKIIPVLFVTVGFGIIGFLDDYIKIVMKRSEGLNPKQKLLGQIVITGIFAYYLVTSKEVGTAMLIPFTGGFENGYYLDLGWLFIPALFFIMLGTDNGVNFTDGLDGLCTSVTILVATFFTVVALGEKSGISPITGAVVGSLLGFLLFNVYPARVFMGDTGSLALGGFVASSAFMMQMPIFIALVGLIYLVEVLSVIIQVTYFKKTGGKRIFKMAPIHHHFELCGWSETRVVAVFSTVTAILCLIAYLGL, translated from the coding sequence ATGGTAAATGAGACGATTCTTGCGATTATAATAGCATTTGCAATCAGCGCGGCCTTATGCCCCGTCGTGATCCCGTTCCTTCACAGGCTGAAATTCGGCCAGCAGGTGCGGACGGACGGCCCGGAGGCCCATTTAAAAAAACAGGGGACGCCTACCATGGGCGGCCTGATCATTCTGACCGGAATCGTGATCACATCGCTTTTTTACATCAGGGACTACCCGAAGATCATCCCGGTTCTTTTTGTGACCGTCGGCTTCGGGATCATCGGCTTCTTAGACGACTATATCAAGATCGTCATGAAGCGGTCGGAGGGCTTAAACCCGAAACAGAAGCTCTTGGGCCAGATCGTGATTACGGGGATTTTCGCCTACTATCTCGTGACGTCCAAAGAGGTGGGAACGGCGATGTTAATCCCGTTTACCGGCGGCTTTGAAAACGGATATTATCTGGATCTGGGATGGCTGTTCATCCCGGCCCTTTTCTTTATCATGCTTGGCACCGACAACGGCGTCAACTTCACCGACGGCTTAGACGGCCTCTGCACAAGCGTGACAATCCTCGTGGCCACGTTCTTTACGGTGGTGGCCCTCGGGGAAAAGAGCGGCATCAGCCCCATCACCGGCGCTGTCGTCGGGAGCCTTTTGGGCTTCCTCTTATTCAACGTCTACCCGGCGCGGGTATTCATGGGCGACACCGGCTCTCTGGCCCTCGGCGGCTTCGTGGCCTCCAGCGCCTTCATGATGCAGATGCCGATTTTCATCGCGCTTGTGGGGCTTATCTACCTGGTGGAGGTTCTTTCGGTCATCATCCAGGTGACGTATTTTAAGAAGACCGGCGGAAAGCGGATCTTTAAAATGGCGCCGATCCACCATCACTTTGAGCTTTGCGGATGGTCGGAGACGCGTGTGGTTGCAGTCTTTTCGACGGTTACGGCAATCCTTTGCCTGATTGCTTACTTAGGATTATAG